One stretch of Leadbetterella byssophila DSM 17132 DNA includes these proteins:
- a CDS encoding glycoside hydrolase family 5 protein, with protein sequence MKKSFLFLCLLTTFSAFAQPSRLLAGKGNVYLENGKPAQLRGISFSWSIWGGAKYYNPNVVDHLIDDFKAKVLRVSMAVEPDQGYLKDPELQWTRIIPVVERCLERGVYVIMDWHDHHADKNVETAKEFFEKFSKRYSHSPFIVYEIWNEPERIDWSIIKKYAEEVIPVIRKNDPYNLIVVGSSTWDQDIDIVAKDPLLGFHNIAYSFHFYASEPHHQEPLRKRATEAIESGLPVFVTEWGVGEANGDGAFDLEKNKAWMDWMEKYQLSWANWNVTDKKETTALLLPGAPANGKWRNKHLSPSGKYIREVLRKHAK encoded by the coding sequence ATGAAAAAATCATTCCTTTTTCTTTGCCTCCTCACCACATTTTCAGCATTCGCTCAGCCTTCCCGACTCCTAGCGGGCAAAGGAAATGTATACTTAGAAAATGGAAAACCAGCCCAACTCCGAGGAATAAGTTTCTCGTGGAGCATTTGGGGAGGTGCTAAATACTATAATCCAAATGTTGTAGATCATTTGATTGATGACTTTAAAGCTAAAGTGCTTAGGGTTTCTATGGCTGTAGAGCCGGATCAAGGCTATCTTAAAGATCCAGAATTACAATGGACACGTATCATCCCCGTGGTGGAAAGATGTCTGGAAAGAGGAGTATATGTTATAATGGACTGGCACGATCATCATGCCGACAAGAATGTGGAAACTGCTAAGGAATTCTTCGAGAAGTTCTCAAAAAGGTACTCCCACTCGCCCTTCATCGTCTATGAAATATGGAATGAACCGGAAAGGATTGATTGGTCAATTATAAAGAAATACGCAGAAGAAGTCATTCCCGTAATCCGAAAGAATGACCCTTATAATCTGATCGTAGTAGGTTCTTCCACCTGGGATCAGGACATAGATATAGTAGCTAAGGACCCATTACTTGGATTTCACAATATCGCATATTCTTTCCATTTTTATGCCTCAGAACCACATCACCAGGAGCCCCTAAGAAAACGGGCCACAGAGGCTATAGAAAGCGGGCTGCCGGTATTCGTTACAGAATGGGGAGTAGGTGAAGCAAATGGTGACGGAGCCTTTGATCTAGAAAAGAACAAAGCCTGGATGGACTGGATGGAGAAGTATCAGTTGAGCTGGGCCAACTGGAACGTAACGGATAAAAAAGAAACCACTGCCCTATTACTTCCAGGCGCCCCTGCTAATGGCAAATGGAGGAACAAACATCTCAGCCCTTCCGGGAAATATATAAGAGAAGTTTTAAGGAAGCATGCAAAGTAA
- a CDS encoding FecR domain-containing protein produces the protein MENRDEILAKVLVGEATPEEMQLAEAWISDSEENRRYFLELKKIWAATPRSQVSVDEAWNRFQSRVKPAPMKLYRRWFWVAASLILVGGITFWFLNQKEEIYTLETGTEVKTETLSDGSVITLNKLSSISYNHNFGKKRAVNLKGEAFFEVAPDPNKPFVIQANEVVVTVLGTSFNVKTDEQKTEVVVETGKVRVQWKEEYVLLEKGETAVFTTGTLQKTKARNEFHQYFRTGTLVCRETTIEELVEKLKEIYGREIRIENSSVAKRRINTVFKDQSLENILEIISKTLSIRVEDRDEYFVIK, from the coding sequence ATGGAGAATAGAGATGAGATATTAGCAAAGGTACTAGTAGGTGAAGCTACTCCTGAAGAAATGCAGTTAGCAGAAGCATGGATTTCAGACTCTGAGGAGAATCGTAGGTACTTCCTGGAATTGAAAAAGATCTGGGCTGCTACACCGCGTTCCCAGGTTTCGGTTGATGAGGCTTGGAACAGGTTCCAAAGCAGGGTGAAACCCGCTCCTATGAAGCTTTATAGAAGATGGTTTTGGGTGGCGGCCTCTCTTATCCTAGTAGGGGGAATAACCTTTTGGTTCCTAAATCAAAAGGAGGAAATTTATACATTAGAGACAGGAACAGAAGTGAAAACAGAAACCTTGAGTGACGGATCTGTTATTACTCTCAATAAACTATCCAGTATAAGTTATAACCATAATTTTGGGAAGAAAAGGGCCGTAAATCTTAAAGGAGAAGCCTTCTTTGAAGTGGCTCCTGACCCTAATAAACCCTTCGTTATTCAGGCTAATGAGGTAGTGGTAACAGTACTAGGAACTTCCTTTAATGTAAAAACGGATGAGCAGAAAACAGAAGTAGTGGTGGAAACGGGTAAAGTTCGAGTGCAGTGGAAGGAGGAATATGTGCTCCTAGAAAAAGGGGAGACTGCCGTTTTTACTACCGGAACCTTGCAGAAGACAAAGGCTAGGAATGAGTTCCACCAATATTTTAGAACCGGGACCTTGGTATGCAGGGAGACCACGATAGAGGAATTGGTAGAAAAATTAAAAGAGATCTACGGAAGAGAAATCCGTATAGAAAATTCCTCTGTAGCAAAAAGACGGATTAATACGGTGTTTAAAGATCAGTCTTTGGAAAACATTTTGGAAATCATCAGTAAAACCTTATCTATAAGAGTGGAGGATAGGGATGAGTACTTTGTAATCAAATGA
- a CDS encoding RNA polymerase sigma-70 factor, translating to MEKAFETVFKTHYKGLFAYATSILKDGEMAEEVVQNLFVRLWEKNRALEVEGSLSSYLYRAVHNDCLNHLKHLKVRQTYQDYAMERAEHPNTVSEDVEAKELQSQLIKALNELPERCRTIFQLSRFEELKYSEIAERLLLPPKTVENEMGKALRLLRIKLVDFLALVLYILM from the coding sequence ATGGAAAAAGCATTCGAGACTGTATTTAAAACCCACTATAAAGGATTATTTGCCTATGCCACCTCTATTCTGAAGGATGGTGAAATGGCTGAGGAAGTAGTGCAAAACCTTTTCGTAAGATTATGGGAAAAAAACAGAGCCTTAGAAGTGGAGGGCTCTCTCAGTTCTTATCTGTACAGGGCTGTGCATAATGACTGTCTAAATCATTTAAAACACCTCAAGGTCCGACAAACCTATCAAGATTATGCTATGGAAAGGGCAGAACATCCAAATACCGTTAGCGAAGATGTAGAAGCGAAGGAATTACAAAGCCAACTCATTAAAGCTCTGAACGAATTACCTGAAAGATGCAGAACTATCTTTCAATTGAGCAGATTTGAAGAGTTAAAATACAGTGAAATTGCTGAACGGCTACTATTGCCTCCTAAAACCGTGGAGAATGAAATGGGCAAGGCTTTGAGATTATTGAGAATCAAACTGGTGGATTTCTTGGCACTGGTGCTTTATATTTTAATGTGA
- a CDS encoding carboxypeptidase-like regulatory domain-containing protein: MKNWLVTFLGILLSGTLFAQKYVDRKVSLQAEREPLRTVLTELEKQGGFYFSYDSKLLKLDSIVSVRANQQTLRSVLHTLFQERFQFKESGEHLVILPTNYEKYINVTGQVLDDTGPVDFVSVYSKDLLLVTLTDESGLYRLKVKEKILPFTLTFSRLGYKDTSILVTNSHPENIRLQAKDYLLQEVRIQHNPIERSFLSRWFVSKKLRIHSRNITHFFVNTPYQLSLFPGVGTQGRMATKSINKVSLNTTGGYTSGTEGVELSGAFNITRGDVRYVQAAGLFNLVEGEMKGGQFSGAYNYVHGGIKGVQAAGIGNQSSGKGAQLSGLFNKANDLKGFQAAGFFNHSTDFAGLQMAGFMNIVSNSLEGVQVAGFYNQTKELRGVQIGMVNRAKRSSGYSIGLLNLIGNGNANFSLGTSEFLVWNASLKTGNKKLYTILTLGKEWKTEHIWPGVGLGRELTIGKQVTSLLEYVHYMSVKEEDPSYHRFQFMLTYPAHFPLQIMAGPSFTLEPDKHTWGAQAGLAWYFRKKS; the protein is encoded by the coding sequence ATGAAGAATTGGCTAGTCACCTTTTTAGGTATACTTTTATCAGGTACATTATTCGCTCAGAAATATGTAGATCGGAAAGTCAGCTTACAGGCAGAGCGGGAACCCCTAAGAACAGTACTTACCGAATTGGAGAAACAGGGCGGCTTCTATTTTTCATACGATTCCAAATTGCTGAAGCTCGATAGTATAGTGAGTGTACGTGCAAATCAGCAAACCCTTAGAAGTGTGCTGCATACATTGTTCCAGGAACGGTTTCAGTTTAAAGAGAGCGGGGAACATTTGGTCATATTGCCCACAAATTATGAGAAATATATAAATGTAACCGGCCAAGTACTAGATGATACGGGGCCGGTTGATTTCGTTTCAGTATATTCCAAAGATTTACTCCTAGTTACCCTGACAGACGAGTCAGGGCTTTATCGTTTAAAGGTGAAGGAAAAGATTTTACCTTTTACTCTAACTTTTAGCAGATTGGGTTACAAGGATACTAGTATTTTGGTTACAAATTCCCATCCTGAAAATATTCGGTTACAGGCAAAGGATTATCTTTTACAAGAGGTACGAATACAGCATAATCCTATAGAACGGAGCTTCTTAAGCAGATGGTTTGTGTCTAAGAAGCTGAGAATTCACAGCAGAAACATTACTCATTTCTTTGTCAATACGCCTTACCAACTGTCCCTGTTCCCTGGTGTGGGTACACAGGGAAGAATGGCTACCAAGTCCATCAATAAAGTGTCTTTGAATACTACGGGTGGATACACCTCCGGCACAGAAGGTGTAGAGCTTTCCGGGGCATTTAATATCACTAGAGGAGATGTGAGGTATGTTCAGGCTGCAGGCCTATTCAATCTCGTAGAAGGGGAGATGAAAGGGGGGCAGTTCAGCGGAGCGTATAACTATGTGCACGGAGGAATCAAGGGTGTGCAAGCCGCAGGTATAGGTAATCAAAGTTCAGGCAAAGGTGCTCAGTTATCCGGCTTATTCAATAAAGCTAATGATCTCAAAGGATTTCAAGCTGCTGGTTTTTTCAATCATTCAACTGACTTTGCTGGACTTCAGATGGCTGGATTTATGAATATTGTAAGCAATTCCTTAGAGGGGGTGCAGGTTGCAGGTTTTTATAACCAAACCAAGGAGCTGCGAGGGGTACAGATAGGGATGGTAAACCGAGCCAAGCGTTCAAGTGGATATAGTATTGGCCTCCTTAATCTTATAGGGAATGGAAATGCTAATTTCTCTCTGGGAACTTCGGAGTTTTTAGTTTGGAATGCTTCCTTAAAAACCGGTAATAAGAAATTATACACTATACTCACACTAGGAAAGGAATGGAAGACTGAGCATATCTGGCCTGGAGTGGGATTAGGTAGAGAGTTGACCATTGGAAAGCAAGTCACCTCATTATTGGAATATGTTCATTACATGTCTGTAAAAGAGGAGGATCCAAGTTATCATAGGTTTCAATTTATGTTAACTTACCCCGCTCATTTTCCACTTCAAATTATGGCTGGTCCTTCATTTACTTTGGAGCCGGATAAGCATACTTGGGGAGCTCAAGCAGGCCTTGCCTGGTACTTCCGAAAAAAAAGTTGA
- a CDS encoding TonB-dependent receptor has product MYRSVICCILFSCIHLGLKGQVIQGIVKDATSGDALIGVSVKLEPLAMGSLTDMEGNFTFSNLPAGIYQLQLTYVGYQPLLISQIELKSGEKKVIEIKLEENQALLKEVIVQGRTDKTSTDALLQDRKLSSVVLQKMGAEEMSLKGIGNVNEGLKKVAGVSIMGDKSLFIRGLGDRYNNATLNGLPIPSTNPDVKLIPLDIFPTAIVKNIEVLKSYHPGSYGDFSGGSIDIVTKDYPDKAFSQLSLSAGYNSLSTGKTFLGKPRAGLDYLGFSRSNRAIPDLVKNSKAYDSYYEDNQDPGFKTPFSPSAYTAPLNTGLTFASGNRYHLKNSKVLGYLLSLNHGNEYVYQPGKSAWFNAQKDAIYDYTTEDYFYKTNTSLLLSVYLKGSSKTSMSLTGLMVNDSRDGIQDNYGENWDLGPVYGRRNTLVQNTLNTVQYSLNHKLNQRWTLSGAWGYTFTKGSIPDRTQIMVESRGGERPQFQFSPNGITDVNRFFADLNDHDMASHLNALWNTSKGEINFGFDVRYKNRKFDARQIDADVKNIRELFSLDELDEILSPKTLGVGSATSWRYKEVPNEQNKYRSSMEIYAPYVSYKLEWLDKWQLLAGLRFESSLQSTDYKLDRDIIEAPYRNASIEGNDLLPSLTLKYQFTEKSHFLVAASKTISRPLFTEAAPFRYNESAGTAQRQGNPQLRNGSNYNLDLRYDVFPHLGELIGISLFGKQLVDPIELVRLNGSEPMFSFVNSDHALVAGAELEFQKNLGNVWQGKTWDAITLGLNVSYLYSQVKFDKEKLSDKGVPFYPTHFKRPLFGASPYLVNTDVIYKLPFKASLAVNFNVFGKRLFIAGAQGTGDIYEMPVPTLNLNYNHTFTANWALKVGVNNLLNPQVKYQQEFETGPVEYMNIQRGITVNTSLTYSF; this is encoded by the coding sequence ATGTATAGAAGTGTTATTTGCTGCATTCTTTTCTCCTGCATTCATCTAGGTCTGAAAGGGCAAGTTATTCAGGGGATAGTCAAAGACGCCACTAGCGGGGACGCTCTCATAGGAGTTAGCGTCAAACTTGAACCTCTAGCTATGGGCTCCCTGACAGATATGGAAGGGAATTTTACCTTTTCTAATCTGCCCGCAGGGATTTATCAATTGCAACTAACTTACGTAGGGTATCAGCCATTGCTGATCTCCCAAATCGAACTCAAATCCGGAGAAAAGAAGGTTATTGAAATAAAATTAGAAGAGAATCAGGCCCTGCTGAAAGAGGTCATAGTACAAGGTAGAACGGACAAAACTTCCACAGATGCGCTACTGCAGGACAGAAAACTCAGCTCTGTGGTTCTCCAAAAGATGGGAGCAGAGGAGATGAGTCTTAAAGGAATAGGAAATGTAAACGAAGGTCTGAAAAAGGTGGCAGGGGTGAGTATCATGGGAGATAAGTCTCTTTTTATTCGAGGGCTTGGCGACAGATACAATAATGCTACCCTGAATGGTTTACCCATTCCCTCCACAAATCCGGACGTAAAACTTATCCCTTTAGACATTTTTCCCACGGCTATAGTGAAGAATATTGAAGTGTTAAAGTCTTACCATCCCGGCTCATACGGGGATTTCTCTGGAGGGTCAATAGACATCGTCACGAAAGACTATCCCGATAAAGCTTTCTCTCAACTCTCCCTCTCTGCGGGTTATAATTCCTTGTCCACGGGGAAAACCTTTCTAGGAAAACCACGGGCCGGTCTGGATTATTTGGGATTTTCCAGATCAAATAGAGCTATCCCTGATCTGGTGAAGAATAGTAAAGCTTACGATTCCTACTACGAGGATAATCAGGATCCCGGATTTAAAACCCCCTTTAGCCCTTCGGCCTATACGGCTCCACTCAATACAGGTTTGACTTTTGCTTCAGGTAATAGATATCATCTTAAAAACAGCAAAGTCCTGGGCTATCTTCTTAGTTTAAATCACGGAAACGAATACGTTTATCAACCTGGAAAATCTGCCTGGTTTAATGCTCAGAAAGATGCCATTTACGATTACACCACAGAAGACTATTTCTATAAGACCAATACCTCTCTTTTACTCAGTGTATATTTAAAGGGAAGTTCTAAAACCAGTATGTCTTTGACCGGTTTGATGGTCAATGATTCTCGCGACGGCATTCAGGACAATTACGGTGAAAACTGGGATTTGGGACCTGTCTATGGAAGAAGAAATACTTTGGTACAAAATACCTTAAACACCGTACAGTATAGCCTGAATCATAAACTGAATCAAAGATGGACACTTTCCGGAGCTTGGGGTTATACCTTTACCAAAGGTAGCATTCCTGATAGAACTCAGATCATGGTAGAAAGTAGAGGAGGAGAAAGACCTCAATTTCAATTCTCGCCCAACGGTATCACTGACGTCAATCGCTTCTTTGCTGACCTAAATGATCATGATATGGCCTCTCATTTGAACGCTCTTTGGAATACGAGTAAAGGAGAGATTAACTTCGGTTTTGATGTTAGATATAAAAACAGAAAGTTTGATGCACGACAAATAGACGCTGATGTCAAAAACATCCGTGAATTATTTAGTCTGGATGAATTAGACGAGATCTTATCTCCCAAGACCCTAGGAGTGGGGTCTGCTACATCCTGGAGATATAAAGAAGTCCCAAATGAACAGAACAAGTACAGATCAAGTATGGAGATTTATGCTCCATATGTGAGTTATAAGTTGGAATGGCTTGATAAATGGCAACTTCTGGCTGGTCTCCGTTTCGAAAGTTCTTTGCAGAGTACGGATTATAAATTAGACCGGGACATTATTGAGGCACCCTATAGAAATGCCAGTATAGAAGGCAATGACCTTTTGCCTAGCCTAACACTGAAATATCAATTCACCGAGAAGTCTCATTTCCTAGTAGCCGCTAGTAAAACCATTTCTCGGCCATTATTTACTGAAGCAGCTCCTTTCCGCTACAACGAATCCGCCGGAACAGCACAACGCCAAGGTAACCCTCAATTAAGAAATGGATCGAATTACAATCTTGACTTGCGGTATGATGTATTTCCTCATCTGGGAGAGCTCATTGGCATCTCTTTATTCGGTAAGCAACTGGTAGATCCCATTGAATTAGTAAGACTGAACGGTTCAGAACCCATGTTTTCATTTGTGAATTCTGATCATGCTTTGGTAGCAGGAGCAGAGTTAGAGTTCCAAAAGAACTTGGGAAATGTGTGGCAAGGAAAGACCTGGGATGCCATAACCTTAGGCTTGAATGTGTCCTATTTGTACTCTCAAGTCAAATTTGATAAGGAAAAACTTTCAGATAAAGGTGTTCCATTCTATCCAACCCACTTTAAAAGACCCCTATTTGGAGCATCTCCATACCTGGTTAATACAGATGTGATTTATAAGTTACCCTTTAAGGCTAGTCTGGCGGTCAATTTTAATGTCTTTGGTAAGCGACTATTCATAGCAGGAGCACAAGGGACCGGAGACATTTATGAGATGCCTGTGCCAACTCTGAATCTGAATTATAACCATACGTTTACCGCAAATTGGGCCTTAAAAGTAGGTGTGAACAATCTGCTAAATCCACAAGTGAAGTACCAACAAGAATTTGAGACCGGTCCTGTGGAATACATGAACATACAAAGAGGAATTACTGTAAATACCAGTTTAACATATTCATTTTAA
- a CDS encoding endonuclease/exonuclease/phosphatase family protein codes for MNKILFVLLLLSAPLLAQKELIVASYNLRMDTPKDGPNAWPNRKEMVKELIKYHEFDIFGTQEGFIHQLNDISELKEYAFTGSGRDDGKQAGEHSAIFYRKKRFKLLDSGDFWLSEDPDKPGKGWDATCCNRIASWGKFKDLKTKKTFYFFNVHFDHQGIVARRESGQLMISKIQEIAGKFPVILTGDFNSLPETDQIKAISGLLKDAYTSSIAPPYGPVGTANSFKLDAPLKNRIDYIFVSGTMEVLKYASLTDHKDQRYPSDHLPIAAKIRF; via the coding sequence ATTTAAGGATGGATACACCAAAGGATGGACCAAACGCCTGGCCGAATCGAAAAGAGATGGTCAAGGAGTTGATCAAATATCACGAGTTTGATATTTTTGGAACACAGGAAGGATTTATCCATCAGTTAAACGATATCTCCGAACTGAAAGAATATGCATTTACCGGATCTGGTAGGGATGATGGGAAGCAAGCCGGTGAACATTCGGCTATCTTTTACCGAAAAAAAAGATTCAAATTACTTGATTCCGGAGATTTCTGGTTGAGCGAAGATCCGGATAAACCCGGTAAAGGGTGGGATGCCACTTGCTGTAATCGTATAGCCTCTTGGGGGAAATTCAAGGACCTAAAAACAAAGAAGACTTTCTACTTTTTTAATGTGCATTTTGATCATCAAGGTATTGTGGCAAGGAGGGAGTCAGGGCAACTGATGATCAGCAAAATCCAAGAGATAGCTGGGAAATTTCCGGTGATTTTAACGGGAGATTTCAATTCTCTTCCTGAAACAGATCAAATAAAAGCCATATCAGGACTTTTAAAGGACGCATACACTTCTTCTATAGCCCCTCCTTACGGTCCCGTAGGGACTGCTAATAGCTTCAAATTAGATGCACCTTTAAAGAATAGAATAGATTATATTTTTGTAAGTGGAACCATGGAGGTACTGAAGTACGCTTCCCTCACTGACCATAAAGATCAAAGATATCCTTCTGATCATTTGCCTATTGCAGCTAAGATTCGCTTTTAA
- a CDS encoding SMP-30/gluconolactonase/LRE family protein: protein MKKILLFLAMSGTAAYSQNIQLQWSTDSTLLTPESVLATSKVLYVSQVDGAGWDADGKGGIALVDHQGKILNRDWVTGLHAPKGMAIIGNILYVADLKDLVSIELSTGKVLKRLNIEEAKGLNDVSADPSGTLYISDTAGGKIWKVKNDKAEVLLENMKDANGVKWHKNVLYITANNAFLAYNPSTKDVKKICELEKGGDGIEPYKDGFFVTSWLGYLYHVDKNGKRVTLRETHQTNKFKTADIGLLKDILYIPTFFGNTVEAWKIK, encoded by the coding sequence ATGAAAAAGATACTTTTATTTCTCGCCATGTCAGGAACGGCAGCTTATTCTCAAAACATACAATTACAGTGGAGTACAGACTCTACCTTATTAACTCCTGAGAGTGTATTGGCTACTTCAAAGGTTTTGTATGTAAGCCAAGTGGATGGCGCCGGATGGGATGCTGATGGCAAAGGGGGAATAGCCCTCGTAGACCATCAAGGGAAAATCCTCAACAGAGATTGGGTTACTGGACTACATGCACCGAAAGGAATGGCTATAATTGGGAATATCCTTTATGTAGCTGACCTAAAAGACCTCGTATCTATAGAGCTTTCTACTGGAAAAGTACTTAAAAGATTAAATATAGAAGAAGCCAAAGGATTGAATGATGTTAGTGCTGATCCTTCGGGGACTTTGTATATCTCAGATACTGCAGGAGGAAAGATTTGGAAAGTAAAAAATGACAAAGCAGAGGTTCTATTAGAGAACATGAAAGACGCCAATGGAGTAAAATGGCATAAAAACGTTCTCTATATCACTGCCAATAATGCTTTCTTAGCTTACAATCCCTCTACAAAAGATGTAAAAAAAATCTGTGAATTAGAAAAAGGGGGGGACGGAATAGAACCGTATAAAGATGGCTTCTTTGTTACCTCCTGGTTAGGTTATTTATACCACGTAGATAAGAACGGAAAGCGAGTAACTTTACGAGAAACTCATCAAACGAATAAATTCAAAACTGCTGATATAGGCCTATTGAAGGACATTCTTTATATACCTACCTTCTTTGGGAATACTGTTGAAGCTTGGAAAATAAAATAA